AATAAATTAAAAAGCCAATTATTTGCTTAGTATTGGGGCATTTAAATCCCTTTGCACGGGTAAAGTTGTTTAATATATTTGCGGAAAATCTCTAAAACATAATGATGAAAAAATTACAAATCTATTTAGTATTGCTTTTGGTATCTGTAACGATGACTCAAGCACAAACTTTCCCCACAACATCTTGGAGCGATCTTGCCGACACAAGTTGGTACGATGCCGGCCAAGACGAATTTACCCTCTCAACTGCCGAAACCTTGGCTGGCCTGGCACAATTGGTTGCCGATGGCAATTCATTTGCAGGTAAAACTATTTTAATTGGAGGCGATATAGACCTCGATGGCAATTTATGGAGCCCTATAGGTGTAGAATTCAATATTCCTTTTTCAGGTACTGTGAATGGTAACGATTACGTAATAAGCAATTTATGGGTAAATATGCCTACAACTGGAATGGCGGGTCTTTTTGGTCATACCGAGAGCGCTTCTTTTTCAAACTTGCATCTAGACACTGCCAATGTTATTGGCGATGATAATACAGGTGCTTTAATAGCAAACCTTTATAATAACGGTTCTATTGAAAACTGTAGCGCTATAAATGTAGATGTTACCGGACAATATACAACTGGCGGATTGGTTGGTGGATTTTTAACCAACTCTACTATTACTAAAAGTCACGCAATTGGTAATGTAACTGGTTTCGCACAAGTAGGAGGTTTAGCCGGTACAGGTTGGGACAATGTAACTGTTGCTGAATGTTATTCTGAAGGTACCGTAACTGCCGATGCATTGACAGGTGGATTAATTGGTTCTTTTCCATTTGCTTTTGCAGGCGAAAGTGTTGTAGACAATAGCTATTCTCGTGCTAATGTTGTTTCATTAATGGACCGTGCAGGGGGGTTAATTGGTAATGGAGACAATGCGTTACTTATTAAAAATTCATATGCTACCGGTACGGTAACTGCTCCTGATAGTGCTGGTGCTGTTATAGGTTTATGGGGAATGATTAATGCCGAAAACTTATATTTCGATACCGAAACTTCAGGAATGACCGAAGGTGTAGGTGTTGTTCAAGGGCCTCCGGTTACTCCAGATATTACAGCTTTAACAACTGCCGAAATGAAATCTACCGAAACTGTAGATTTACTAAACGCAGGTTCAACCGAGGCACCTTGGTCTATAGATTCAAGCGTTAATGATGGTTACCCGGTTTTAAATTTTGTACTAGGAGTAGAAAACAACTCTTTTGATGCTACTGCGGTAAAAGTTTATCCAACTATTTTTGACACTACTTTTTCGGTTGCTTCTACTTTGGGATTGCAATCTTATAGTATATACAGCTACACCGGCGCACTAATTTCTAAAGGAATTTTAAGCAATACAGTTTCAACAGTAAATGCAGCTAACCTTTCGGCTGGAGCTTATATTTTGAAAATTAATACTGCCGAAGGAACGATTACAAAGAAGATTATTAAGAAATAAATTTTCTAAAAACCTTAAGTAAACAGTGTAAAAAATCCTCAGAAAATCTCTGGGGATTTTTTTATGGCGAAGATTTTGTACCTTTAATTGAGTTTCTAAAGAATTCGATTATGAAGAAATTTACAATATTATTAGTTACACTTATATTGGCATTTCAAAGCTTTGGTCAAGATCCCGATCCTGAACTTTTTAAAACGTGGCAGCTTTATAGTATTATTCCAGATTTTGGCCATCCGGCAATTATTTCAGAAATAGACCCTCCCATTAGACCGTATTTAACGGTAAATTACAATCTTTCGTTCGAAGGTTTTGGAGCTTGTAATTCCTTTTCGGGAAACTTCATTCTTATGGGCAATTCTGAGGAATTGAGACCCATTAATTACACGCAGACCACGGAAACCTGTGAACACCAGATATGGAACGACTTTGAATTTTATTACTTCGATTTTTTTTCAACTGAAGATGATTACTGGTACAATATTTTTATTGACTCATCAGATGGCTTACAGCATATGCATTATACAAATAATCCTTTTGGTTTAGTGCTGGACTTTATTGCTGGAGAACCACTATCCATTCAAGGCTATAATTCCGAAAAATTCAAACTCTATCCAAACCCAGCTACCGATCGGCTGTTTATAAAATCCGAAGACGCTCAAATTATAAAAACAATAGTTTATTCCATATCAGGGAAAAGAATTTTAGAAGGCGAACCAATTGAAGGCGCTCTAGATATTACTTCACTAGCAAAAGGAATGTATTTTCTTGAATTAACAACTTCCGAAGGTCATAGAAGCGTAGTAAAGTTTATAAAAAAATAAAGCCCGAACATTTCAGTTTAGGTTTTCCTTTATACCCGAGGCATCAGGGAAAACTATGCTGTTTTCTTAATTATTTCAATTATACGAAGAAAATCGAAAACCAAAATAATATAGCAATTTTGCCATATAACATATTTGTTATACATTTACTTTATGAAATCCAGCTCATTGATAACGATGATTGAAAAAGATGGTTGGTATATCGTTAGGACAAAAGGTAGCCATCATCATTTCAAACATCCAGTGAAAAAAGGATTGGTTACTATTCCACATCCAAAAAAGGATGTACCTCCAGGAACAGTAAATTCAATATTAAAACAGGCGGGGCTTAAAGACTAAGTTTATTATAGCGTTGAGAAAAAAGTAGAAATAGAAACCTTGAATTATGGTAAAAGTGAAAATTTATGTCGAAAAGGCGCAGGATGGGACCTATTGGGGTACAACAGAAAATTTGGAAGGCATAGTTTCCGTTTATGGGAATTCACTTTCTGAATTAAAAATGGATCTGCAAAAAGTTTTTGATGAACATTTGGAAGTTGCGCGAGAATTAGAAGAAGACTGGGTTGCCAAGTATGAAAACGGAGTAGAATTTGAGTATAAAATGGATTTGGAGGGTTTTTTCAATCTTATACCAGAGGTAAAGATTGGCTCAATTGCCGAAAAAGCAAAAATCAATTCTTCGTTGCTTCGTCAATACAAAACGGGAAAAGCTAACGCCTCTGAAGACCAAACTAAAAAAATAGAAAAAGCAATACACGAACTTGGGCAGGAATTGCTTTCGGTTTCATTTTAAGGCATATAGTAATTAATAGTAAAAAAATAAAGCTCCAACATTTCTGTTAAGGCTTTTTGTACTCGAGGTGGCCCCGAATCCTCGGGGGAACCCGCTTGTTGAAAGAACTGAATTTTGAGCCCAGGGCGTCACACATAAAAAAACCCCCCAACAAAAATTGTTAGGGGATTTTGTACTCGAGGTGGCCCCGAATCCTCGGGGGAACCCACTTGTTGAAAGAACTGGATTTTGAGCCCAGGGCGTCTATCACACATAAAAAAATCCCCCAACAAAAATTGTTAGGGGATTTTGTACTCGAGGTGGGAATCGAACCCACACTCCCGAAAGAACTGGATTTTGAATCCAGCGCGTCTACCAATTCCGCCACTCGAGCAAACGGGAGGCAAAAATAAACAAATAATTGGAAATTACTTGAAAATTTATAAGGCTATTTTTTTAAATATCGCTAACTATTATTTTTACCTTTGTAGCCTATTCAAACAAAACCAAAAACAAATGCCATCTCTCGCACCAGACCCAAAGATTTTTGCCTGTAAACAAAGTGAAGCCTTAGCAAAAGATATTGCTGATGCCTTCGGAATTCCCTTGGGAAAAGTAATAACTTCCCATTATAGCGATGGCGAGTTTCAACCTTCTTTTGAAGAATCTGTCCGGGGAAGCCGCGTTTTTCTCATTGGCTCAACTTTTCCAAATAGCGACCATTTAATGGAGCTACTGTTAATGATTGATGCCGCGAAAAGGGCTTCCGCCCGCCATATTACAGCTGTATTGCCATATTTTGGATGGGCTAGACAGGACAGAAAAGATAAGCCTCGGGTACCTATTGCTGCAAAATTGGTGGCAAAAATGCTGGAAACGGCAGGCGCAACACGTATAATTACAATGGATTTGCACGCAGATCAAATTCAAGGGTTTTTTGAAAAACCTGTGGATCATCTTTTTGCTTCCACGATCTTTTTGCCGTATTTACGCAGTCTAAATCTTGAGAATCTTACCATCGCTTCGCCAGATATGGGCGGTTCAAAACGCGCGTATGCTTATTCAAAATTTTTGGAAAGCGATGTTGTTATTTGCTATAAGCAGCGAGAAAAAGCGAACGTTATTTCGCATATGGAACTAATTGGCGACGTAAAAGGAAAAAACGTCGTGTTGGTAGATGATATGGTTGATACCGCCGGAACCCTTACTACGGCAGCAGATTTAATGATAGAGCGTGGCGCCTTAAGTGTTCGTGCAGTTTGTACACATCCACTACTTTCCGGAAATGCTTATGAGCGCATAGAAAAATCGCAAATGTTAGAACTTATTGTTTCAGATTCAATTCCTACAAAACCCAGTAAAAAAATTCGGGTAATTAGCTGCGCAAACTTGTTTGCCGATGTTATGCTGAGCGTTAACGCCAATAAGTCTATTAGCGGGAAGTTTTTAATGTAGATTTATTTCAAAATAAAAAATCAATTTTCCTAAACCGATAATCCAAAATAAAATTTATCTTTGCACTCCCTAAAAAACAGCTTTTTAGGGAGTTTTTTAATAAATAAACAATTCAAACAAAATGAAATCTATTACAATTAAAGGATCACAAAGAGAAAGCGTGGGCAAAAAGGCAACGAAGGCCCTACGTAATGCTGGAATGGTTCCTTGCGTAGTTTACGGAGGGGATGAGCCAATTAGTTTTTCAGCAGAAGAAATTGCATTTAAAGACTTGGTTTACACTCCAGATGTACACACAGTTGTAATTAACCTTGGCGGCACAAAAGTAAATGCCATTCTTCAGGATATTCAATTCCATCCAGTTACTGATCGTATTCTTCACATTGATTTTTACCAAATTTTTGATGATAAAGAAGTAACAATGGAAATTCCTGTACGTACTACAGGTAATTCCCGTGGTGTTCGTAACGGTGGTACTTTGCGTATAGTTACGCGTAAACTTCGCGTAAAGGCATTGCCAGAAAACCTTCCAGACTTTAT
This region of Aequorivita marisscotiae genomic DNA includes:
- a CDS encoding T9SS type A sorting domain-containing protein; this translates as MMKKLQIYLVLLLVSVTMTQAQTFPTTSWSDLADTSWYDAGQDEFTLSTAETLAGLAQLVADGNSFAGKTILIGGDIDLDGNLWSPIGVEFNIPFSGTVNGNDYVISNLWVNMPTTGMAGLFGHTESASFSNLHLDTANVIGDDNTGALIANLYNNGSIENCSAINVDVTGQYTTGGLVGGFLTNSTITKSHAIGNVTGFAQVGGLAGTGWDNVTVAECYSEGTVTADALTGGLIGSFPFAFAGESVVDNSYSRANVVSLMDRAGGLIGNGDNALLIKNSYATGTVTAPDSAGAVIGLWGMINAENLYFDTETSGMTEGVGVVQGPPVTPDITALTTAEMKSTETVDLLNAGSTEAPWSIDSSVNDGYPVLNFVLGVENNSFDATAVKVYPTIFDTTFSVASTLGLQSYSIYSYTGALISKGILSNTVSTVNAANLSAGAYILKINTAEGTITKKIIKK
- a CDS encoding T9SS type A sorting domain-containing protein; protein product: MKKFTILLVTLILAFQSFGQDPDPELFKTWQLYSIIPDFGHPAIISEIDPPIRPYLTVNYNLSFEGFGACNSFSGNFILMGNSEELRPINYTQTTETCEHQIWNDFEFYYFDFFSTEDDYWYNIFIDSSDGLQHMHYTNNPFGLVLDFIAGEPLSIQGYNSEKFKLYPNPATDRLFIKSEDAQIIKTIVYSISGKRILEGEPIEGALDITSLAKGMYFLELTTSEGHRSVVKFIKK
- a CDS encoding type II toxin-antitoxin system HicA family toxin, with protein sequence MKSSSLITMIEKDGWYIVRTKGSHHHFKHPVKKGLVTIPHPKKDVPPGTVNSILKQAGLKD
- a CDS encoding type II toxin-antitoxin system HicB family antitoxin, translated to MVKVKIYVEKAQDGTYWGTTENLEGIVSVYGNSLSELKMDLQKVFDEHLEVARELEEDWVAKYENGVEFEYKMDLEGFFNLIPEVKIGSIAEKAKINSSLLRQYKTGKANASEDQTKKIEKAIHELGQELLSVSF
- a CDS encoding ribose-phosphate pyrophosphokinase — translated: MPSLAPDPKIFACKQSEALAKDIADAFGIPLGKVITSHYSDGEFQPSFEESVRGSRVFLIGSTFPNSDHLMELLLMIDAAKRASARHITAVLPYFGWARQDRKDKPRVPIAAKLVAKMLETAGATRIITMDLHADQIQGFFEKPVDHLFASTIFLPYLRSLNLENLTIASPDMGGSKRAYAYSKFLESDVVICYKQREKANVISHMELIGDVKGKNVVLVDDMVDTAGTLTTAADLMIERGALSVRAVCTHPLLSGNAYERIEKSQMLELIVSDSIPTKPSKKIRVISCANLFADVMLSVNANKSISGKFLM
- a CDS encoding 50S ribosomal protein L25/general stress protein Ctc → MKSITIKGSQRESVGKKATKALRNAGMVPCVVYGGDEPISFSAEEIAFKDLVYTPDVHTVVINLGGTKVNAILQDIQFHPVTDRILHIDFYQIFDDKEVTMEIPVRTTGNSRGVRNGGTLRIVTRKLRVKALPENLPDFIEVDITEMKIGNKKYTKSVESDKFKIMHPENTVICQVRTSRTAIVDEVDEDAETAEGAEGEEVPATETDDVAAVKE